The proteins below are encoded in one region of Lactuca sativa cultivar Salinas chromosome 3, Lsat_Salinas_v11, whole genome shotgun sequence:
- the LOC111921846 gene encoding expansin-A13, with amino-acid sequence MFSWTSFILTFSSFLLTVTAHYYNSQTSDSPSLSSSSLPEWKSARATYYAEADPRDAVGGACGYGDLERGGYGKATAGLSTVLFEKGQICGACYEVRCVEDLRWCIPGTSIIVTATNFCAPNYGFPADGGGKCNPPNPHFVLPIEIFEKIAIWKASNMPIQYRRIKCRKEGGMRFTINGNGIFLSVLISNVGGAGDLMAVKIKGSRTGWLSMNRNWGQNWHLNADLKNQPLSFEITTSDGLTLTSYNVAPKDWDFGQSFEGKQFES; translated from the exons atGTTTTCATGGACATCATTCATACTAACATTCTCTAGCTTCTTACTCACAGTTACTGCTCACTATTACAACTCCCAAACATCAGACTCACCATCGTTGTCATCGTCATCGTTGCCGGAATGGAAATCCGCCAGGGCGACGTATTACGCGGAAGCTGATCCCCGTGACGCAGTCGGTGGCGCGTGCGGGTATGGTGATCTGGAGAGGGGCGGATATGGGAAAGCGACTGCTGGATTGAGCACCGTTTTGTTCGAAAAAGGACAGATCTGCGGCGCGTGTTACGAAGTCCGGTGTGTGGAGGATCTCCGGTGGTGCATCCCGGGGACGTCGATTATCGTTACGGCAACTAATTTTTGTGCTCCGAATTACGGATTTCCGGCGGATGGAGGCGGGAAGTGTAACCCTCCGAATCCTCATTTTGTTCTTccgattgagatttttgagaagattGCGATTTGGAAGGCTTCAAACATGCCAATTCAGTATCGCAG GATCAAATGCAGAAAGGAAGGAGGAATGCGATTCACCATTAATGGAAATGGGATTTTCTTATCTGTTCTTATCAGCAATGTTGGTGGTGCAGGGGATTTAATGGCTGTAAAGATTAAGGGTTCAAGAACAGGATGGCTTTCTATGAACAGAAACTGGGGGCAAAATTGGCATTTAAATGCTGATCTGAAAAATCAACCACTCTCATTTGAAATCACTACTAGTGATGGGTTAACTCTTACTTCTTACAATGTTGCCCCAAAAGATTGGGATTTTGGACAAAGTTTTGAAGGCAAACAATTTGAATCTTGA